Genomic segment of bacterium:
TTGTAGAATTTGCGGCTTCGGTGAACCTGCCTTCCCCCCTCGACTTGAATTTGTAAGAAATCCTTACAGGTTGCCCTCTCGTTCATCTCCCCTTCCTGAAAGATATTTTTGAGATGGAGAGTGATGTTTTGAGGCGTGTTCTGAAAAAGCTGAGCCATATCAGCCTGCGTCAACCAGACTGTTTCGTGCTCCAGGCGGACCTGAATACGGGTGCGGCCGTCTTCGGTCTGGTAGATCAGGAGTTCGGAGCGGGGCTGTTTGATCGGAAGTTTGGTCATTACGTGCCTTTGTTAAGTTGATCGAGTCTTGTTAACCACAGATTCAATCGGATCAATCAAGGATTGAGGAATATTGCTTTTCGTCACGTTGGAGAACATTTCCATCGCCTGGTCGATTTTTTCGCTTTCCTCTTTCGGCAGTCCGAGCTCCAATTCAAAGTTTGGCTTCATCCAAAATAGAGAATCAGCTTCACATACCCTTTCGATATCCTCGTTCCAACGTTTATGCTTTGCATTGTTCACACTTATCTTTTTTTTCACGCTTTCCTGCATGGTCACATCAATTATTTTGATGTCTTGATCTGCCAGGACGGCATACGGGATATGCAAGGCTTTAAGCACGCGGACGAAAAGAGGAAATTTGGTCTTACCGCCAACCTCAACAACGGATATCCCCAGGCGGTTGATGTCGTAGCCCATTGCTTTGAATGCGAGGGGCAGAGCGACCTTCTCAGTTGCTCCCTCGACCAGAAGCACGGCCTTGGCAAAAAAAAGTTCCTTCCGTTCTGCGTCGAATTCTGTCAGCAGCCGAAGGGTTTGCCGTTCAGAATCTGTAAAGTCACATGCCTGAGCCTGGCATGCTTCTGTACCTTTGTCAGCGGTCCGGCGAATGACGGCAACGGACTCGGGCTTGTGGACTTGAACGAAGATTGGGGAGTGGGTAGTCAGAAAAACCTGATTGCCCGCTTCGGAAAGTCTTTCGAGAACCGTCTGGAAATAGCGGGCTTTTTGAGGATGCAAAAAAACTTCAGGCTCTTCTATGGCGAAGATAGCACCCTCTTTCTTCATTTCCTCATAGGTTCTGAAAATAGCGACCACGATGGCGCTCTGCAAACCGGCCCCCACCTCTCCGGCAGGGCTTTCGATGCC
This window contains:
- a CDS encoding AAA family ATPase, whose protein sequence is ETIEDWRNNHKAEIHGIQLRCKAYKRAVKGKPAGSLKVDFTCINENGEEVTHPEEPLQKGQQYKGRWVPVRVSGELRERLPFIYVEVLRDYNRQTPGSRWSVLRRLFNEVNTEFLNDKKEVKVPQSDGPTLMMTRKEAFTRAVRDAYKYLRTESFEEIEKRLAQNAMEHMGLAEGEGKIELHFESHDPTNAYKSLQLYVQQMGIESPAGEVGAGLQSAIVVAIFRTYEEMKKEGAIFAIEEPEVFLHPQKARYFQTVLERLSEAGNQVFLTTHSPIFVQVHKPESVAVIRRTADKGTEACQAQACDFTDSERQTLRLLTEFDAERKELFFAKAVLLVEGATEKVALPLAFKAMGYDINRLGISVVEVGGKTKFPLFVRVLKALHIPYAVLADQDIKIIDVTMQESVKKKISVNNAKHKRWNEDIERVCEADSLFWMKPNFELELGLPKEESEKIDQAMEMFSNVTKSNIPQSLIDPIESVVNKTRST